In Andreesenia angusta, the following are encoded in one genomic region:
- the rpmG gene encoding 50S ribosomal protein L33, whose translation MRSKVTLACTECKQRNYDTMKNKKNNPDRIEMQKYCKFCKTHTLHKETK comes from the coding sequence GTGAGATCAAAAGTAACTTTAGCTTGTACTGAGTGTAAGCAGAGAAATTACGATACTATGAAGAACAAAAAAAATAATCCTGACAGAATAGAGATGCAAAAGTACTGCAAATTCTGTAAAACACACACGCTTCACAAGGAAACGAAGTAA
- the secE gene encoding preprotein translocase subunit SecE, with amino-acid sequence MSAQTNTDRGAKSGFLKGIKSEFKKITWPTRENIIKYTVMVIAVSFVVSLLVWLIDTGLHRLLSLVLG; translated from the coding sequence ATGTCGGCCCAAACCAACACAGATAGAGGAGCTAAATCAGGATTCCTCAAAGGTATCAAGTCAGAGTTTAAAAAGATAACTTGGCCAACTAGGGAGAACATAATAAAGTATACAGTAATGGTTATTGCAGTTTCCTTTGTAGTTTCTTTACTAGTATGGCTTATAGATACAGGACTACATCGTTTATTATCGCTTGTGTTAGGGTAA